The proteins below come from a single Leptidea sinapis chromosome 20, ilLepSina1.1, whole genome shotgun sequence genomic window:
- the LOC126970132 gene encoding uncharacterized protein LOC126970132 isoform X2, which translates to MMRWCAISCIFIITIATSTADWSWSEKKTDAVQEVTTTSTELLEGEQLNEAQKKSTDSEVTVLDDIVDELVSNKQGRSLGGFDDVYTDPTIKEALDSGDDTEARNLIKGRLCTLGLIQCEEDDTQEKRTYVSPDELIYAQPVDIKPVGRPVASIAVRGPPRAYGPPKPMPYPPRPQKNPHKRPVYGSNGRPGFSEKYGVASNSYQFSQNSGTFGQDVNYVTKPPYANDNPYLFEGPKPTYNKVPTSLQTNTKTDVVQQHVHHHYVHDADKDPKVIIKPVAIPVGSVGHLGSQIHNQASTDIITASGADFSAVNSGGFRPMSGNFQQAKPVYESDTIYGSQYGHSNNNKGNANLLTQNLPHYSNNAYEDQKFSNSLGAYGSQNNEFYKKELQVESNGNLFNQGPATFGQLNNYQENYHSGKAQGFECVCVNYDQCPSQEIIGRRDDLYLPIDPRNKGSDILADEQTDYTNSTTEANVTETIQNVTEIKKVSKREAKEKNDEVTKEIEPRQGYFGHNQIQQCGNTQVCCRRPLRPQASNRGQCGIRHSQGINGRIKTPSYVDGDSEFGEYPWQAAILKKDPKESVYVCGGTLIDGLHIMTAAHCIKSYKGFELRVRLGEWDVNHDVEFFPYIERDVLSVHVHPLYYAGTLDNDLAILKLEHPVDWTKYPHISPACLPDKYTDYSGQRCWTTGWGKDAFGMNGKYQNILKEVDVPVLPHGLCQQQLRQTRLGYNYELNPGFLCAGGEEGKDACKGDGGGPLVCERGGTWQLVGVVSWGIGCGEAGVPGVYVKVAHYLDWISQITGKFSHF; encoded by the exons ATGATGCGGTGGTGTGCAATATCgtgcatttttattattactatagcAACATCTACAGCAGATTGGTCATGGAGCGAAAAGAAAACAGACGCTGTACAAGAAGTCACAACTACGTCAACGGAATTATTGGAAGGCGAACAATTAAACGAAGCGCAGAAGAAAAGCACTGATTCTGAAGTGACTGTTCTAGATGATATTGTAGATGAGCTCGTCAGCAACAAGCAAGGAAGAAGCTTAGGCGGATTCGATGACGTCTATACCGATCCAACAATTAAAGAAGCCCTCGATTCCGGTGATGATACTGAAGCTAGAAACTTAATTAAAGGACGACTTTGTACTCTTGGTCTGATACAA TGCGAAGAGGACGATACGCAAGAAAAGCGGACTTATGTATCTCCTGACGAACTTATCTATGCACAACCAGTTGATATCAAACCAGTGGGAAGACCAGTAGCTTCAATCGCAGTACGGGGGCCTCCAAGGGCATATGGACCACCAAAGCCAATGCCATACCCACCGCGACCACAAAAAAATCCACACAAGCGTCCAGTATATGGCAGTAATGGTCGTCCTGGATTTTCAGAAAAATATGGAGTAGCAAGTAATAGCTaccaattttctcaaaatagcgGAACCTTTGGGCAGGACGTTAACTATGTTACCAAGCCACCTTACGCGAATGATAACCCTTATTTATTTGAAGGTCCCAAACCCACGTATAACAAGGTACCAACCTCATTGCAGACTAATACAAAAACTGATGTAGTTCAGCAACATGTCCATCATCACTATGTTCATGATGCTGACAAGGATCCCAAAGTAATTATAAAGCCAGTCGCTATTCCTGTTGGATCAGTGGGACATCTTGGATCTCAAATACACAATCAAGCTTCAACTGATATCATAACAGCTTCAGGGGCCGATTTTAGTGCAGTAAATTCCGGTGGTTTCAGACCTATGAGTGGTAATTTCCAACAAGCTAAACCAGTATATGAATCAGATACCATTTATGGATCCCAATATGGgcacagtaataataataaaggaaaCGCCAACCTACTGACGCAGAATCTGCCACATTATTCAAACAATGCGTATGAAGATCAAAAATTCAGCAACTCTTTGGGCGCCTACGGCTCCCAAAACAATgagttttacaaaaaagaacTCCAAGTCGAATCTAATGGCAACTTATTCAATCAAGGCCCTGCAACATTTGGTCAACTCAACAATTATCAAGAAAACTACCATTCAGGAAAAGCCCAAGGATTtgaatgtgtgtgtgtaaattATGATCAATGTCCGAGTCAAGAAATTATTGGACGTAGAGACGACTTATATTTACCAATTGATCCTCGAAACAAGGGTAGCGATATTTTAGCGGATGAACAAACCGATTATACAAATTCCACAACTGAAGCAAATGTGACAGAAAcaattcaaaatgtaacagaAATCAAGAAAGTCAGCAAACGGGAAGCTAAGGAGAAAAATGATGAAGTGACAAAAGAAATCGAGCCA cgACAAGGATACTTCGGTCACAATCAAATTCAACAATGTGGCAACACTCAAGTATGCTGTCGTCGTCCCCTTCGCCCCCAAGCTTCTAATCGTGGGCAGTGCGGAATACGGCATTCTCAAGGAATTAATGGCCGAATCAAAACTCCATCTTACGTCGATGGCGACAGTGAATTCGGAGAGTATCCTTGGCAAGCGGCCATTCTGAAGAAAGATCCCAAAGAGTCAGTATATGTTTGCGGTGGTACATTAATCGATGGACTGCACATCATGACAGCAGCGCATTGCATAAAAtc ATACAAAGGATTTGAGTTACGAGTACGATTAGGGGAATGGGATGTGAATCATGACGTCGAATTCTTCCCGTACATAGAAAGAGACGTGTTATCGGTACATGTTCACCCTCTATACTACGCCGGTACATTGGACAATGACCTAGCAATTTTAAAACTTGAGCACCCGGTAGACTGGACTAAATATCCACACATAAGCCCTGCATGTCTGCCTGACAAATATACTGATTACTCCGGTCAAAGATGCTGGACTACTGGCTGGGGCAAAGACGCCTTTGGTATGAATGGAAAATACCAGAACATTTTGAAAGAAGTTGACGTTCCTGTCCTTCCACATGGCCTTTGCCAACAGCAACTGAGACAAACCAGATTGGGCTACAATTACGAGTTGAACCCAGGCTTTCTATGCGCCGGTGGAGAAGAAGGCAAGGATGCTTGCAAGGGTGATGGTGGTGGTCCACTTGTTTGTGAACGTGGAGGAACATGGCAGTTAGTAGGAGTGGTTTCTTGGGGTATTGGCTGTGGTGAAGCGGGAGTCCCGGGTGTTTACGTTAAAGTTGCTCATTACCTGGACTGGATCTCACAAATTACTGGAAAGTTCTCTCATTTTTAG
- the LOC126970132 gene encoding uncharacterized protein LOC126970132 isoform X1 — protein sequence MMRWCAISCIFIITIATSTADWSWSEKKTDAVQEVTTTSTELLEGEQLNEAQKKSTDSEVTVLDDIVDELVSNKQGRSLGGFDDVYTDPTIKEALDSGDDTEARNLIKGRLCTLGLIQCEEDDTQEKRTYVSPDELIYAQPVDIKPVGRPVASIAVRGPPRAYGPPKPMPYPPRPQKNPHKRPVYGSNGRPGFSEKYGVASNSYQFSQNSGTFGQDVNYVTKPPYANDNPYLFEGPKPTYNKVPTSLQTNTKTDVVQQHVHHHYVHDADKDPKVIIKPVAIPVGSVGHLGSQIHNQASTDIITASGADFSAVNSGGFRPMSGNFQQAKPVYESDTIYGSQYGHSNNNKGNANLLTQNLPHYSNNAYEDQKFSNSLGAYGSQNNEFYKKELQVESNGNLFNQGPATFGQLNNYQENYHSGKAQGFECVCVNYDQCPSQEIIGRRDDLYLPIDPRNKGSDILADEQTDYTNSTTEANVTETIQNVTEIKKVSKREAKEKNDEVTKEIEPRLLGHGGFGGNDGNNNKQVQPTFGVSFGLPQPSHSYPVNPFNPNPLQNPYGPALNSGGINLGLLSVNPLLAVQVTKNDYGEKIVKPFVNLHVTPNEHVVNKLGHLFHEKKLYLLNKHEHYHHYNPHSYHHGPYPPYYRPSPQYQNYYNSPHYNQPIYSPHYSHYPISSHYRENSITSPPESLPGANDYDDDEPENFNDEYDQGHYGLERSANISNPINQNIYANRYAFSRSLKAPSPLPYNGASRGGQSFRFPENRKRREVTQESKLETIQERQGYFGHNQIQQCGNTQVCCRRPLRPQASNRGQCGIRHSQGINGRIKTPSYVDGDSEFGEYPWQAAILKKDPKESVYVCGGTLIDGLHIMTAAHCIKSYKGFELRVRLGEWDVNHDVEFFPYIERDVLSVHVHPLYYAGTLDNDLAILKLEHPVDWTKYPHISPACLPDKYTDYSGQRCWTTGWGKDAFGMNGKYQNILKEVDVPVLPHGLCQQQLRQTRLGYNYELNPGFLCAGGEEGKDACKGDGGGPLVCERGGTWQLVGVVSWGIGCGEAGVPGVYVKVAHYLDWISQITGKFSHF from the exons ATGATGCGGTGGTGTGCAATATCgtgcatttttattattactatagcAACATCTACAGCAGATTGGTCATGGAGCGAAAAGAAAACAGACGCTGTACAAGAAGTCACAACTACGTCAACGGAATTATTGGAAGGCGAACAATTAAACGAAGCGCAGAAGAAAAGCACTGATTCTGAAGTGACTGTTCTAGATGATATTGTAGATGAGCTCGTCAGCAACAAGCAAGGAAGAAGCTTAGGCGGATTCGATGACGTCTATACCGATCCAACAATTAAAGAAGCCCTCGATTCCGGTGATGATACTGAAGCTAGAAACTTAATTAAAGGACGACTTTGTACTCTTGGTCTGATACAA TGCGAAGAGGACGATACGCAAGAAAAGCGGACTTATGTATCTCCTGACGAACTTATCTATGCACAACCAGTTGATATCAAACCAGTGGGAAGACCAGTAGCTTCAATCGCAGTACGGGGGCCTCCAAGGGCATATGGACCACCAAAGCCAATGCCATACCCACCGCGACCACAAAAAAATCCACACAAGCGTCCAGTATATGGCAGTAATGGTCGTCCTGGATTTTCAGAAAAATATGGAGTAGCAAGTAATAGCTaccaattttctcaaaatagcgGAACCTTTGGGCAGGACGTTAACTATGTTACCAAGCCACCTTACGCGAATGATAACCCTTATTTATTTGAAGGTCCCAAACCCACGTATAACAAGGTACCAACCTCATTGCAGACTAATACAAAAACTGATGTAGTTCAGCAACATGTCCATCATCACTATGTTCATGATGCTGACAAGGATCCCAAAGTAATTATAAAGCCAGTCGCTATTCCTGTTGGATCAGTGGGACATCTTGGATCTCAAATACACAATCAAGCTTCAACTGATATCATAACAGCTTCAGGGGCCGATTTTAGTGCAGTAAATTCCGGTGGTTTCAGACCTATGAGTGGTAATTTCCAACAAGCTAAACCAGTATATGAATCAGATACCATTTATGGATCCCAATATGGgcacagtaataataataaaggaaaCGCCAACCTACTGACGCAGAATCTGCCACATTATTCAAACAATGCGTATGAAGATCAAAAATTCAGCAACTCTTTGGGCGCCTACGGCTCCCAAAACAATgagttttacaaaaaagaacTCCAAGTCGAATCTAATGGCAACTTATTCAATCAAGGCCCTGCAACATTTGGTCAACTCAACAATTATCAAGAAAACTACCATTCAGGAAAAGCCCAAGGATTtgaatgtgtgtgtgtaaattATGATCAATGTCCGAGTCAAGAAATTATTGGACGTAGAGACGACTTATATTTACCAATTGATCCTCGAAACAAGGGTAGCGATATTTTAGCGGATGAACAAACCGATTATACAAATTCCACAACTGAAGCAAATGTGACAGAAAcaattcaaaatgtaacagaAATCAAGAAAGTCAGCAAACGGGAAGCTAAGGAGAAAAATGATGAAGTGACAAAAGAAATCGAGCCA CGCCTCCTTGGACACGGTGGCTTTGGTGGCAATGATGGTAATAACAACAAACAAGTGCAGCCCACGTTTGGTGTCTCTTTTGGATTGCCCCAGCCTTCCCACAGTTATCCAGTGAATCCTTTTAATCCAAATCCTCTACAGAATCCTTATGGACCAGCATTGAATAGCGGTGGTATAAACCTAGGTTTACTTTCTGTAAATCCATTATTGGCTGTTCAAGTTACAAAAAATGACTATGGCGAAAAAATTGTAAAGCCGTTCGTAAATTTGCATGTTACACCGAACGAACATGTTGTTAACAAACTTGGCCATTTGTTTCACGAAAAAAAGTTATACCTTCTAAACAAACATGAACATTATCATCATTACAATCCCCATTCGTATCATCATGGTCCATACCCGCCGTACTATCGACCTTCTCCGCAATACCAAAATTACTATAATAGCCCGCACTATAATCAGCCAATATATTCTCCACATTATTCTCACTATCCAATATCTAGCCACTATAGAGAAAACTCAATCACATCACCTCCAGAATCCCTTCCTGGTGCAAATGACTATGATGACGACGAACCTGAGAATTTCAATGATGAATACGATCAGGGTCATTACGGTTTAGAAAGATCTGCAAATATAAGTAAcccaataaatcaaaatatttatgccAACCGTTACGCTTTTTCTCGGTCCCTTAAAGCTCCTTCTCCCCTTCCTTATAATGGGGCAAGCCGCGGAGGTCAGTCATTCCGGTTTCCTGAAAATCGAAAGCGAAGAGAGGTTACCCAAGAAAGTAAACTTGAAACAATTCAagag cgACAAGGATACTTCGGTCACAATCAAATTCAACAATGTGGCAACACTCAAGTATGCTGTCGTCGTCCCCTTCGCCCCCAAGCTTCTAATCGTGGGCAGTGCGGAATACGGCATTCTCAAGGAATTAATGGCCGAATCAAAACTCCATCTTACGTCGATGGCGACAGTGAATTCGGAGAGTATCCTTGGCAAGCGGCCATTCTGAAGAAAGATCCCAAAGAGTCAGTATATGTTTGCGGTGGTACATTAATCGATGGACTGCACATCATGACAGCAGCGCATTGCATAAAAtc ATACAAAGGATTTGAGTTACGAGTACGATTAGGGGAATGGGATGTGAATCATGACGTCGAATTCTTCCCGTACATAGAAAGAGACGTGTTATCGGTACATGTTCACCCTCTATACTACGCCGGTACATTGGACAATGACCTAGCAATTTTAAAACTTGAGCACCCGGTAGACTGGACTAAATATCCACACATAAGCCCTGCATGTCTGCCTGACAAATATACTGATTACTCCGGTCAAAGATGCTGGACTACTGGCTGGGGCAAAGACGCCTTTGGTATGAATGGAAAATACCAGAACATTTTGAAAGAAGTTGACGTTCCTGTCCTTCCACATGGCCTTTGCCAACAGCAACTGAGACAAACCAGATTGGGCTACAATTACGAGTTGAACCCAGGCTTTCTATGCGCCGGTGGAGAAGAAGGCAAGGATGCTTGCAAGGGTGATGGTGGTGGTCCACTTGTTTGTGAACGTGGAGGAACATGGCAGTTAGTAGGAGTGGTTTCTTGGGGTATTGGCTGTGGTGAAGCGGGAGTCCCGGGTGTTTACGTTAAAGTTGCTCATTACCTGGACTGGATCTCACAAATTACTGGAAAGTTCTCTCATTTTTAG